The nucleotide window CCGAGGGGCGTGTTCACACATGCTGTTGCGCGGTGGCGCCGCCGGAGGAGGCTCCACCGCGCCAGGGTTGAAGTTCGGCGTGGGGACGGGCTCCGCTCGCCGGGCTGTGGTCACGGTCGGCGGTCAGGCTTTCGGTTGTCCCGCAGGAACGCGACGACTCCGTCCCGGTGCCGGTGCCGGTGCCGGTGGCCAGTGGCCTGGGATGCTGCCGCTCCCAGCCCGACAGGCCGTCCGCCGCATGCTGATCACCTGGTCGTGTGCTCGGCGTCGGCTGTCGCCGGGCGCGAGCAGGCGCGTGACCTCCACCGGGCGAACCGGCGGTAGACCGTGGGCCAGGCGGGGCCGAACGCTGGCGGCAACTGCCGCCACGTGCGGCCCGACGTCGCCACGAAGGTGATCGCGGACAGGGCCTCACGGTCACCTGTCCGACGCCGACCACCGCCTTGCGGACGCGTGACCACTGTCGGCGGCACCACCCGCCTGAACAGCACCCACAACTCGTCCGGTACCAGTCGCTCAACGAGATCCGTCATACACAGCTCAGCGACCG belongs to Streptomyces sp. V3I8 and includes:
- a CDS encoding transposase, giving the protein MAWSVAELCMTDLVERLVPDELWVLFRRVVPPTVVTRPQGGGRRRTGDREALSAITFVATSGRTWRQLPPAFGPAWPTVYRRFARWRSRACSRPATADAEHTTR